The following coding sequences are from one Pseudomonas oryzae window:
- the mltF gene encoding membrane-bound lytic murein transglycosylase MltF, whose amino-acid sequence MQKLNAPRRGHSAWWLATLLLLLLSACGEAPTALERIQEEGVLRVITRNSPSTYYQDRNGETGFEYELTQRFAESLGVKLQIETANSLDELFARLNSPAGPHLAAAGLVESARRAPMARFSHPYLDITLQVVHRNGQPRPTQAEQLVGKRITVVKGSIHAERLAELKQRLPALQYEESDDVEVVDLLRMVDEGQIDLTLVDSNELAMNQFAFPNVRVAFDLDSNQHLAWAVPAGADDSLLQAINAFLEQAERDKTLQQLKERYYGHIDVLGYVGTYTFARHLQQRLPRYEPDFRKAAEKHKIDWRLLAAIGYQESMWQADATSKTGVRGLMMLTQRTAQAVGVANRLDPRQSIQGGARYFIQVHAELPDSIEEPDRTWFALAAYNIGSGHLEDARKLTQAAGLNPDKWLHVKKILPRLAQKQWYSKTRYGYARGGEPVHFVNNIRRYYDILTWVTQPQLEGSQVADSGLHRPAVDKTPKPEPQL is encoded by the coding sequence ATGCAGAAACTCAATGCACCCCGCCGGGGTCATAGCGCCTGGTGGCTGGCCACCCTCCTTCTCCTGCTGCTGAGTGCTTGCGGCGAAGCGCCCACTGCCCTCGAGCGCATCCAGGAGGAAGGCGTGCTGCGCGTCATCACCCGCAACAGCCCGTCCACCTACTACCAGGACCGCAACGGCGAGACCGGCTTCGAGTACGAGCTGACCCAGCGCTTCGCCGAGAGCCTCGGCGTCAAACTGCAGATCGAGACCGCCAACAGCCTCGACGAACTGTTCGCCCGCCTCAACAGCCCCGCCGGCCCGCACCTGGCCGCCGCCGGCCTGGTCGAGTCCGCGCGCCGCGCGCCGATGGCGCGCTTCAGCCACCCCTACCTGGACATCACCCTGCAGGTGGTGCACCGCAACGGCCAGCCGCGCCCGACCCAGGCCGAGCAGCTGGTCGGCAAGCGCATCACCGTGGTCAAGGGCAGCATCCACGCCGAACGCCTGGCCGAACTCAAGCAGCGCCTGCCCGCCCTGCAGTACGAGGAGTCCGACGATGTGGAGGTGGTCGACCTGCTGCGCATGGTCGACGAGGGGCAGATCGACCTGACCCTGGTCGACTCCAACGAACTGGCGATGAACCAGTTCGCCTTCCCCAACGTGCGCGTCGCCTTCGACCTCGACAGCAACCAGCACCTGGCCTGGGCGGTGCCAGCGGGTGCCGACGACAGCCTGCTGCAGGCGATCAACGCCTTCCTCGAGCAGGCCGAACGCGACAAGACCCTGCAGCAGCTCAAGGAGCGCTACTACGGGCACATCGACGTGCTCGGCTACGTCGGCACCTACACCTTCGCCCGCCACCTGCAGCAGCGCCTGCCGCGCTACGAGCCGGACTTCCGCAAGGCCGCCGAGAAGCACAAGATCGACTGGCGCCTGCTGGCCGCCATCGGCTACCAGGAGTCGATGTGGCAGGCCGACGCCACCTCCAAGACTGGCGTGCGCGGCCTGATGATGCTTACCCAGCGCACCGCCCAGGCGGTCGGCGTGGCCAATCGCCTGGATCCGCGGCAGAGCATCCAGGGCGGCGCGCGCTACTTCATCCAGGTCCACGCCGAACTGCCGGACAGCATCGAGGAGCCGGACCGCACCTGGTTCGCCCTGGCCGCCTACAACATCGGCAGCGGCCATCTGGAGGACGCGCGCAAGCTGACCCAGGCCGCCGGCCTGAACCCCGACAAGTGGCTGCACGTGAAGAAGATCCTGCCGCGCCTGGCGCAGAAGCAGTGGTACAGCAAGACCCGCTACGGCTACGCCCGTGGCGGCGAGCCGGTGCACTTCGTCAACAACATCCGCCGCTACTACGACATCCTCACCTGGGTCACCCAGCCGCAACTGGAAGGCAGCCAGGTCGCCGACAGCGGTCTGCACCGCCCGGCGGTGGACAAGACGCCCAAGCCCGAACCGCAGCTGTGA
- the tadA gene encoding tRNA adenosine(34) deaminase TadA, with protein sequence MKRPVIIDRSQDERFMREALALAAEGAERGEVPVGAVLVVDGEIVGRGFNCPISTHDPSAHAEMVAIRDAARNLENYRLVGSTLYVTLEPCSMCAGLIIHSRVARVVYGATEPKAGVVESRGRFFEQAFLNHRLLVEGGVLSAECGAILSEFFRLRRQKG encoded by the coding sequence ATGAAAAGACCCGTGATCATCGACCGCAGCCAGGACGAGCGCTTCATGCGCGAGGCGCTGGCGCTCGCCGCCGAGGGTGCCGAACGGGGCGAGGTGCCGGTGGGCGCGGTGCTGGTGGTCGACGGCGAGATCGTCGGTCGCGGCTTCAACTGCCCGATCTCCACCCACGACCCCAGCGCCCACGCCGAGATGGTGGCGATCCGCGATGCGGCGCGCAATCTCGAGAACTACCGCCTGGTCGGCAGCACCCTGTACGTGACCCTCGAGCCATGCAGCATGTGCGCCGGGCTGATCATCCATTCGCGCGTGGCCCGCGTGGTCTACGGCGCCACCGAGCCCAAGGCCGGAGTGGTGGAAAGCCGCGGGCGTTTCTTCGAACAGGCCTTCCTCAACCATCGCCTGCTGGTCGAGGGCGGGGTGCTGTCGGCGGAGTGCGGGGCGATCCTCAGCGAGTTCTTCCGCCTGCGCCGGCAGAAGGGTTGA
- a CDS encoding multicopper oxidase family protein, protein MSFTRRQVLTGLAGLGVLGIAGGGTRYWLGRPAEAVTHDYELIAAPLDVELVPGRTTSAWAYGGQAPGLELRARQGDWLRVRFVNRLPEPSTIHWHGIRLPLEMDGVPYVSQLPVLPGEYFDYRFQLPDAGSFWYHPHTASGEQLGRGLVGPLIVEEREPSGFRHERTLSLKSWHVDAAGAFTDFSVPREAARGGTAGRLSTVNGVHAPTLDLPAGQIVRLRILNLDNTLTYRLNLPQAEARIYALDGNPVAPQPLGKEYWLGPGMRIELALRVPAAGTELPLRNGPLRLATLKSVASGEAAGDWPSALPANPIAEPDLATAETLRFNFEWAGAVSTNLAQGAAHSFWQVNGQAWDIKDKSCAERPIATLGQGRSYILELRNLSQYQHPIHLHGMSFKVLDSNRRSITPYFTDTYLLGKQETARVALVADNPGTWMFHCHVVDHMETGLMAAIAVV, encoded by the coding sequence ATGTCCTTCACCCGCAGACAAGTCCTCACCGGCTTGGCCGGCCTCGGCGTGCTCGGCATCGCCGGCGGCGGGACGCGCTACTGGCTGGGCCGGCCGGCCGAGGCGGTCACGCATGATTACGAGCTGATCGCCGCGCCGTTGGACGTCGAGCTGGTGCCCGGGCGCACCACCAGCGCCTGGGCCTACGGCGGCCAGGCGCCGGGCCTCGAGCTGCGTGCGCGCCAGGGCGACTGGCTGCGGGTGCGTTTCGTCAACCGCCTGCCCGAGCCGAGCACCATCCACTGGCACGGCATCCGCCTGCCGCTGGAGATGGACGGCGTGCCCTACGTGTCGCAGCTGCCGGTGCTGCCGGGCGAATACTTCGACTACCGTTTCCAGCTCCCGGATGCCGGCAGCTTCTGGTACCACCCGCACACCGCGAGCGGCGAGCAGCTCGGCCGCGGTCTGGTCGGCCCGCTGATCGTCGAGGAGCGCGAGCCGAGCGGCTTCCGCCACGAGCGCACGCTGAGCCTGAAGAGCTGGCACGTGGACGCGGCGGGCGCCTTCACCGATTTCAGCGTGCCGCGCGAGGCGGCGCGCGGCGGCACCGCCGGCCGGCTGTCGACGGTCAACGGCGTGCACGCGCCGACCCTCGACTTGCCGGCCGGGCAGATCGTCCGCCTGCGCATCCTCAACCTCGACAACACCCTGACCTACCGCCTCAACCTGCCGCAGGCCGAGGCGCGCATCTACGCCCTCGACGGCAACCCGGTGGCGCCGCAGCCGCTGGGCAAGGAGTACTGGCTGGGGCCGGGCATGCGCATCGAGCTGGCCCTGCGCGTGCCGGCGGCCGGCACCGAACTGCCGCTGCGCAACGGGCCGCTGCGCCTGGCGACGCTGAAGAGCGTGGCCAGCGGCGAGGCGGCCGGCGACTGGCCGTCGGCGCTGCCGGCCAACCCGATCGCCGAGCCGGATCTGGCGACGGCCGAGACCCTGCGCTTCAACTTCGAGTGGGCCGGCGCGGTGTCGACCAACCTGGCGCAGGGCGCGGCGCACAGCTTCTGGCAGGTCAACGGCCAGGCCTGGGACATCAAGGACAAGAGCTGCGCCGAGCGGCCCATCGCCACCCTCGGGCAGGGGCGCAGCTACATCCTCGAGCTGCGCAACCTCAGCCAGTACCAGCACCCGATCCACCTGCACGGCATGAGCTTCAAGGTGCTCGACTCCAACCGCCGCAGCATCACGCCGTACTTCACCGACACCTACCTGCTAGGCAAGCAGGAGACCGCGCGGGTGGCGCTGGTGGCCGACAATCCCGGGACCTGGATGTTCCACTGCCACGTCGTCGACCATATGGAAACCGGGCTGATGGCGGCCATCGCGGTGGTGTAG
- a CDS encoding DUF445 domain-containing protein, translated as MSPWSSPLARMKAIAFALLLLAAALYALATHLLPRHPGWGYLQSFAEAAMVGAIADWFAVTALFRHPLGLPIPHTAIIPRKQARLGRNLADFICTHFLATPQVMAKLEAFDAATRLAGWLRQPANAEALGRQLVGVARYGINALRDERVRQFIQRSATRRLREVDLARLGGQLLDMLTYERRHQAMLDELLAQLDLLLQDEAVQQRIAAGLSSEFSALRFRLFGKDIPLDEKAGQWSADKLVRRVSELIGEISRDPRHELRGKFDACMLRFVARLKEDPEFRLRGEQIREQLLAHPALAGYLRGLWDELVDCLQADLVAADSTIRRRLVRLCLRLGEALERDEAMRRWINDQLLEVAPLLVERHREDIRRYIAERVERWNSDELVALLEHNVGKDLQYIRINGTLVGGMVGLGLHALTRLFAG; from the coding sequence ATGTCCCCATGGAGTTCCCCCCTGGCGCGCATGAAGGCCATCGCCTTCGCTCTGCTGCTGCTGGCCGCCGCGCTCTATGCGCTGGCCACCCACCTGCTGCCCCGGCATCCGGGCTGGGGCTACCTGCAGTCGTTCGCCGAGGCGGCGATGGTCGGCGCCATCGCCGACTGGTTCGCGGTCACCGCACTGTTTCGCCATCCGCTGGGCCTGCCGATCCCGCACACGGCGATCATCCCGCGCAAGCAGGCGCGCCTGGGCCGTAACCTGGCCGACTTCATCTGCACCCACTTCCTCGCCACGCCGCAGGTGATGGCCAAGCTGGAGGCCTTCGACGCCGCCACGCGGCTGGCCGGCTGGCTGCGTCAACCGGCCAACGCCGAGGCGCTCGGCCGCCAGCTGGTCGGCGTGGCCCGCTACGGTATCAACGCCCTGCGCGACGAGCGGGTGCGCCAGTTCATCCAGCGCAGCGCCACCCGCCGTCTGCGCGAGGTCGACCTGGCGCGCCTCGGCGGCCAGCTGCTCGACATGCTCACCTACGAGCGTCGCCACCAGGCGATGCTCGACGAGCTGCTCGCCCAGCTCGACCTGCTGCTGCAGGACGAGGCGGTGCAGCAGCGCATCGCCGCCGGCCTGTCCAGCGAGTTCAGCGCGCTGCGCTTTCGTCTGTTCGGCAAGGACATCCCGCTCGACGAGAAGGCCGGCCAGTGGTCGGCGGACAAGCTGGTGCGGCGGGTTTCCGAGCTGATCGGTGAGATCAGCCGCGATCCCCGGCACGAACTGCGCGGCAAGTTCGACGCCTGCATGCTGCGCTTCGTCGCCCGGCTCAAGGAGGATCCCGAATTCCGCCTCAGGGGCGAGCAGATCCGCGAGCAGCTGCTCGCCCACCCGGCGCTGGCCGGCTACCTGCGCGGGCTGTGGGACGAGCTGGTCGACTGCCTGCAGGCCGACCTGGTCGCCGCCGACTCGACCATTCGCCGCCGTCTGGTACGTCTGTGCCTGCGTCTGGGCGAGGCGCTGGAGCGCGACGAGGCGATGCGCCGCTGGATCAACGACCAGCTGCTGGAGGTGGCGCCGCTGCTGGTCGAGCGTCATCGCGAGGATATCCGCCGTTACATCGCCGAGCGGGTCGAGCGCTGGAACAGCGACGAGCTGGTGGCCCTGCTCGAGCACAACGTCGGCAAGGACCTGCAGTACATCCGCATCAACGGCACCCTGGTCGGCGGGATGGTCGGTCTGGGACTGCACGCGCTGACCCGACTGTTCGCCGGCTGA
- the guaA gene encoding glutamine-hydrolyzing GMP synthase has translation MAHQDIHAHRILILDFGSQYTQLIARRVREIGVYCEIHPFDMDDEAIRAFDPRGIILAGGPESVHAEDSPRAPQAVFDLGVPLFGICYGMQTMSEQLGGKVEGSDLREFGYARVDLVGKSRLLDGIEDHMDDDGLLSLDVWMSHGDKVTQLAPGFHIVASTPSCPIAAIADDNRCYYGVQFHPEVTHTKQGGRILSRFILDICGCAALWTPANIVEDAIASVRAQVGDRKVLLGLSGGVDSSVVAALLHRAIGDQLTCVFVDNGLLRLHEGDQVMAMFAENMGVKVIRADAEELFLGRLAGVSDPEQKRKIIGRTFIEVFDEEAKKLEGVEFLAQGTIYPDVIESAGAKTGKAHVIKSHHNVGGLPEDMQFQLVEPLRELFKDEVRKIGLELGLPYDMVYRHPFPGPGLGVRILGEVKKEYADLLRRADHIFIEELRNFDWYHKTSQAFVVFQPVKSVGVVGDGRRYAWVVALRAVETIDFMTARWAHLPYELLEKVSNRIINEIEGISRVTYDVSSKPPATIEWE, from the coding sequence ATGGCCCATCAAGACATTCACGCTCACCGGATCCTGATCCTCGACTTCGGTTCCCAGTACACCCAGCTGATCGCTCGCCGCGTGCGCGAGATCGGCGTGTACTGCGAGATCCATCCGTTCGACATGGACGACGAGGCGATCCGTGCCTTCGACCCGCGCGGCATCATCCTCGCCGGCGGACCGGAGTCGGTGCACGCGGAGGACAGCCCGCGCGCGCCGCAGGCGGTGTTCGACCTGGGCGTGCCGCTGTTCGGCATCTGCTACGGCATGCAGACCATGTCCGAGCAGCTCGGCGGCAAGGTCGAGGGTTCCGACCTGCGCGAGTTCGGCTACGCCCGCGTCGACCTGGTCGGCAAGAGCCGCCTGCTCGACGGCATCGAGGACCACATGGACGACGACGGTCTGCTGAGCCTCGACGTGTGGATGAGCCACGGCGACAAGGTGACCCAGCTGGCGCCCGGCTTCCATATCGTCGCCAGCACCCCGAGCTGCCCGATCGCCGCCATCGCCGACGACAACCGCTGCTACTACGGCGTGCAGTTCCACCCGGAAGTGACCCACACCAAGCAGGGCGGGCGCATCCTGTCGCGCTTCATCCTCGACATCTGCGGCTGCGCGGCGCTGTGGACCCCGGCCAACATCGTCGAGGACGCCATCGCCTCCGTGCGCGCCCAGGTCGGTGACCGCAAGGTGCTGCTCGGCCTGTCCGGCGGCGTCGACTCCTCGGTGGTCGCCGCGCTGCTGCACCGCGCCATCGGCGACCAGCTGACCTGCGTATTCGTCGACAACGGCCTGCTGCGTCTGCACGAGGGCGATCAGGTGATGGCCATGTTCGCCGAGAACATGGGCGTCAAGGTGATCCGCGCCGACGCCGAGGAGCTGTTCCTCGGTCGCCTGGCCGGGGTCAGCGATCCGGAGCAGAAGCGCAAGATCATCGGTCGCACCTTCATCGAGGTGTTCGACGAGGAAGCCAAGAAGCTGGAAGGCGTCGAGTTCCTCGCCCAGGGCACCATCTACCCGGACGTGATCGAGTCGGCTGGCGCCAAGACCGGCAAGGCCCACGTGATCAAGTCGCACCACAACGTCGGCGGCCTGCCGGAAGACATGCAGTTCCAGCTGGTCGAGCCGCTGCGCGAGCTGTTCAAGGACGAGGTACGCAAGATCGGCCTCGAGCTCGGCCTGCCCTACGACATGGTCTACCGCCACCCGTTCCCGGGCCCGGGCCTGGGCGTGCGCATCCTCGGCGAGGTGAAGAAGGAGTACGCCGACCTGCTGCGTCGCGCCGACCACATCTTCATCGAGGAACTGCGCAACTTCGACTGGTACCACAAGACCAGCCAGGCCTTCGTGGTGTTCCAGCCGGTCAAGTCGGTCGGTGTGGTCGGCGACGGCCGCCGCTACGCCTGGGTCGTCGCCCTGCGTGCGGTGGAAACCATCGACTTCATGACCGCGCGCTGGGCGCACCTGCCCTACGAGCTGCTGGAGAAGGTCTCCAACCGCATCATCAACGAGATCGAGGGCATCTCCCGCGTCACCTACGACGTGTCGAGCAAGCCGCCGGCGACCATCGAGTGGGAATGA